Below is a window of Granulicella pectinivorans DNA.
GGATCTCTCCGCTTCTCTGGTTGTGTTCCTCATCGCCCTGCCCTTGTGCATGGGTATCGCGCTTGCCTCCGGAGCTCCCCCGGCGGCGGGCATTCTCACGGGAATCATCGGTGGTATCGTTGTGGGCTTTCTGGCCGGGGCTCCGCTGCAGGTAAGCGGACCCGCGGCCGGTCTGGCGGTCATCATCTTTGAGATCATCCGCGACCAGGGCTTCTCGGCCCTGGGGCCGATCTTGGTGATCGCGGGTGCGTTGCAGATTCTGGCAGGCGTCATCAAAGCGGGGCGTTGGTTCAGGGCGATTTCGCCGGCGGTCATTCACGGAATGCTCGCCGGCATCGGCCTGTTGATCGTGTTGCAGCAGTTCCACGTCATGCTCGACAACAAGCCCAAGGGAACGGGCCTTGCCAATGCGAAGGCCATCTGGCCGGCGATCACGCAGGGCATCTTCCCCATCGACGGGAGCCGCGAAGAGGTCGCCGTCCTGCTCGCACTGATGGTGATCGGGATCATGGTGCTGTGGCAGAAGTACCGGCCTCAGTCGCTCAAGCTCGTGCCCGGCGCTCTCCTCGGAATTACAGCCGCGACGGTGATCGCGCGCGTGATGCATCTGGAGTTGAACTATGTGCAGGTACCTGGAAATTTGCTGGACGTGGTGCACCTGCCTACGCTTGAGGCATTCACGAGCATCCATGCGAAGACGCTTGGTTCGGCAGCAACGATTGCGTTTATCGCGAGCGCAGAGACGCTACTCTCGGCCGCAGCGGTTGACAAGATGCAGTCGATCGTAAAGACCAACTACGACCGCGAACTGATGGCGCAGGGCGCGGGCAACATGCTGTGTGGCGTGGTGGGCGCAATTCCCATGACCGGCGTCATCGTCCGTAGCTCGGCAAATGTTCAGGCAGGAGCAACAAGCCGCCTGTCGGCCATCTTGCATGGTGTCTGGATCCTGGCCATGATCGTGCTACTTCCCGGCGTGCTCCGGATGGTGCCGATCTGCTCATTGGCCGGGGTGCTGGTCTTTACCGGCTTCAACCTCATCAAGGTGAAGGATATGCGCCATCTGTCGAAGTTCGGCCGCGTCCCCGTGCTCATCTATGTGGCGACGATGCTCACCATCGTGGCGACGGATCTGCTCACGGGCGTGTTGACGGGTGTCGTTCTTTCACTGGTGAAGCTGATCTACCGGTCCACGCATCTGCGAATCTACAGCGTGGCGCACAAACATCCGACGGCATTCGACACGCAGGCGGCGAACGTGGTGGATCTGCATATCGAAGGTTCGGCAACGTTCCTGCGGATCCCTATTATCACCGCTGCGCTCGATGCTATCCCCGCCGGCTCCATCGTGCATTTGAGGACAGACAAGCTGACGTACATCGATCATGCCTGCTTGGATCTGATGCAGGACTGGATCAACAATCAGGCGCGCAACCAACTTGAGATCGTCGTGGACCGCGAATCGCTGGAGAAGAAGTACTGGCTACCGGCGACGCAATCATGACGTAGGGAGCCGGCCAATCCGAGGTGCCGGCTCCCCCGTAATGGGTTTCTCTTTCTAAGCGCCAGGCATGGGCGGGACATCGATACCGCCCTGCTTCGCGATACCGTCAATCATCTCGGTGTGCTCACGGACAACCGCTTCACCCTTGGCCACGGCAGCCTTCACTTCGGGGTTGGTCGTCTTCTGCTCCTCATCCATGAAGGCTTTCAGATCGTTGTTGTGGTCCTTCACCATCGCCTCCACGTAGGCGCGGTCGAAGCTGATACCCGACTTGAGCTTGAGCTCCTCGTACTTCGCACGATCGGCAATCGATGGGCCGGTCGGCTCCTTCACACCCAGCTTGCGGTCGAGGGGCTTCATGCTCGCAATGAGCATCTCGTGATCCTTGATCATCTTCGAGGCGAACATCTTCACATTGGTGTCGCCGGACTTCTGAAGGGCAAGCTTGGCAAGATTGATCTCGTAAAGGTTGCCCTGGGCTGCGTCGGCAAGAAATTTCTTGTCGTCGGAGGTTGTGTCCTGTGCCAGTGCCGTACCAAGTCCAAGCACCAGCGACAGACCTGCCGCGGCGCACTTCATGCCGGTATGCATCTTCATGACTAACTCCTCGGGATTGCGGTCATGTCGGCGCGAACAGGCGAGTGCCAGCCGACAGAAAATCGTACCCGGGCCGATTCGGCTTGCTCAGCGCTTGCGAGTCTGCCTGCGACCCCTTCCTCTTCTATAAGCTGCAAACAAAGGGAAAATCGTTGCCTGTCCGTTCTATTGCACTGGCGGCGGCGAGAGAAAGACCTCGGTCGAGAGAGCTGGAACGATGCGGTTCTTGCCTTCACGCTTGGCACGGTAGAGCGCTCCATCGGCAGCCTGGATGAGCTCCTGCGGGTTATGCGTGAAGTTGCTCGTCGTGGCGATACCGATACTCAGCGTGACCTGCGTGTGGTTCCAAAGCTGTTCGGCGACCATACGCTGGATGCGGTCCGCCACCAGACGCGCAAGACGCTGATCGCTCCCAGGCAGCAGAACCGCGAACTCCTCGCCGCCGTAACGCGCAGCGATATACGGAGCCCGGATCGCCGAGGCAAGTATGGCACCGAGACGGCGCAGCACGGCGTCGCCCTCGGCATGTCCCCAGGTATCGTTCCGCACCTTGAAGTTGTCGACGTCGAGCATCAGGAGCGAAAGGGATAGGCCGCCCCGAATCACAGCATCCATGTCGGAGCGAAGCCGCTCGTCAAACGCACGACGGTTGCGCAGACCAGTAAGCTGATCGGTCAGTGCAAGCTCCTGCAGGTCGCGATTCGCTTGTTCCAATCGCTCCGTCTTGCGCACGGCTTGTTCAGCGCGGCGGCGCTCGTCGATGTCGAGCACCATGCAGACGATGCCCCGCACCTGACATTGCTCGTCGAGATCGGGAGCATACGTCACCCGGGTCAGGCGCTCCCCATGGACCGTCGGGTAGTCCGTTTCGAAGGTAACCGTGCGGCCACCGAGGACAGCCTCACGCGCAGAGGCGCTGCGTTCCCAGTAAAGATTGCCAAGCAGCTCATGCACCGAACGGCCCACAATCTCCGTCGCTTCCAGGCCAAGCCACTCCTCGTAGATGCGATTGACGCGGAGGAATCGCCCATCGAGCGAGATGTAGGAGAGCAACGTGGGCAGGTGGTCGGTAATCAGTCGCAGTTCGCGCTCCGACTGCCGGATGGTGGAAGCGCTCTGCTCGCGAATTTGGATGATCTCGGCGCGCTGCCGCTCTTCACGGTTCAGGAACAGGGCAAGGAACCATAGCGCGGTTGTGCCCGTCCCAGCCATCGTGACGGCCAGCAGCCCCATGCCAAAGCTGGGTCGCCCGAAGTTGATTGCGGGATGCAGAAAGAGCCACCCGAGCAGCACTGGCAACAGCATCATCGCGGGAAGAATGCGCCGTGCGAGCCATCCTCCCCGCTCCGGCGCCAGCAGGACGCCAAGGACGATCGAGTCCGGCTGCTTGAGGATCAGACCTGCAGAGAGGATCAGAAAGCCCACGCCGGTGTGGAGCGCCATGGAGGTGTAGCCGCTCGAACCATAGAAGATCTGGACGCCGTACAGGTATCCGACGATCGCCACAAACGAGATCGCCGCGAGCAGATGCGCGATGAACTGGGCGAGGATGCGAGCCATGCGATTGCCGGTGAGCAAAAGAAGTGCGGTGGCGGCAAAGACGAAACTGGTGGCGGATGTCGGCGCCATCCGGCCCGGATAGATGACCTGGACGTGGTCGACGAAGAGGAGTTGATCGATGCCGAAGTTGAATCCGTAGAGGTACTCGAGGAGCGTGAGGCAGCCGAGAACCAGGACGCCGAGCGAGAACAGGCGCGAGGCATAGCGAGTCCCCCTCCCGGGTGAAAGCAGGCAAAGAAGACCGAGACCCGAGGCCAGAAAGCCGACAGCCGTGTTCGACTTCATCCTCACGAAGCCCGGCAGCACGGTCATCAGGTGTTCGTTCTGGGTAAACCAGCCGAGGATCACGGCCACACCGAGGAGAACCACGGCCAGGGCGCACGAGAGCGTCAGCAGACGCAGAGACCTGGAGGACTGCGATCCTGCTGGTTCCGTCTTCGGAGAATCGCCGGCCTTTTC
It encodes the following:
- a CDS encoding sensor domain-containing diguanylate cyclase, whose product is MTTKTLSERLPEKAGDSPKTEPAGSQSSRSLRLLTLSCALAVVLLGVAVILGWFTQNEHLMTVLPGFVRMKSNTAVGFLASGLGLLCLLSPGRGTRYASRLFSLGVLVLGCLTLLEYLYGFNFGIDQLLFVDHVQVIYPGRMAPTSATSFVFAATALLLLTGNRMARILAQFIAHLLAAISFVAIVGYLYGVQIFYGSSGYTSMALHTGVGFLILSAGLILKQPDSIVLGVLLAPERGGWLARRILPAMMLLPVLLGWLFLHPAINFGRPSFGMGLLAVTMAGTGTTALWFLALFLNREERQRAEIIQIREQSASTIRQSERELRLITDHLPTLLSYISLDGRFLRVNRIYEEWLGLEATEIVGRSVHELLGNLYWERSASAREAVLGGRTVTFETDYPTVHGERLTRVTYAPDLDEQCQVRGIVCMVLDIDERRRAEQAVRKTERLEQANRDLQELALTDQLTGLRNRRAFDERLRSDMDAVIRGGLSLSLLMLDVDNFKVRNDTWGHAEGDAVLRRLGAILASAIRAPYIAARYGGEEFAVLLPGSDQRLARLVADRIQRMVAEQLWNHTQVTLSIGIATTSNFTHNPQELIQAADGALYRAKREGKNRIVPALSTEVFLSPPPVQ
- a CDS encoding SulP family inorganic anion transporter — protein: MMKPAYIKDLSASLVVFLIALPLCMGIALASGAPPAAGILTGIIGGIVVGFLAGAPLQVSGPAAGLAVIIFEIIRDQGFSALGPILVIAGALQILAGVIKAGRWFRAISPAVIHGMLAGIGLLIVLQQFHVMLDNKPKGTGLANAKAIWPAITQGIFPIDGSREEVAVLLALMVIGIMVLWQKYRPQSLKLVPGALLGITAATVIARVMHLELNYVQVPGNLLDVVHLPTLEAFTSIHAKTLGSAATIAFIASAETLLSAAAVDKMQSIVKTNYDRELMAQGAGNMLCGVVGAIPMTGVIVRSSANVQAGATSRLSAILHGVWILAMIVLLPGVLRMVPICSLAGVLVFTGFNLIKVKDMRHLSKFGRVPVLIYVATMLTIVATDLLTGVLTGVVLSLVKLIYRSTHLRIYSVAHKHPTAFDTQAANVVDLHIEGSATFLRIPIITAALDAIPAGSIVHLRTDKLTYIDHACLDLMQDWINNQARNQLEIVVDRESLEKKYWLPATQS
- a CDS encoding DUF4142 domain-containing protein; this encodes MKMHTGMKCAAAGLSLVLGLGTALAQDTTSDDKKFLADAAQGNLYEINLAKLALQKSGDTNVKMFASKMIKDHEMLIASMKPLDRKLGVKEPTGPSIADRAKYEELKLKSGISFDRAYVEAMVKDHNNDLKAFMDEEQKTTNPEVKAAVAKGEAVVREHTEMIDGIAKQGGIDVPPMPGA